AGTTGCCTTGCTGTTCCCTGATCTTCCCAAACCGGTACTGATGCCTATGGCAATCCTTGCAGGTGCGCTTTGCGGGGCTTTCTGGGGCTTTATCCCGGGGATTCTCAAGGCAAAGCTCCAGGTAAGCGAATTGCTTTCCACTGTTATGCTCAACTATATTGCAGCCCAGTTCTATACGTTCTTTCTCCGCGGGCCGATGCTCGACCCTGCCGAGATTACCATGGGAAGCGGGACTCCCCAGTCGATGCGCTTGACCAAGAACATTTGGCTGGATCGTTTCCTTCCTGGCACACGGCTCCATACAGGGCTTTTCCTTGCCCTTGCCTTGGCCCTTATCATTTACCTGGTGCTCTGGAAAACCTCCTTCGGCTACAAGATGCGCGCTGCAGGGGCAAGTGCCCGGGCTGCCAAGTATGGTGGTATCAATGTGGCTTGGTATCTGATAATCGCCATGGCAATCAGTGGTGCCTTTGCGGGTATCGCCGGTTACGTTGAGGTAGCTGGTGTCCACAGGAGAGCCATCGAAGGCATTACCGGTGGTTACGGTTTCAGCGGCATCGTCGTTGCCCTCTTCGGAGGATTGCATCCGGCAGGAATTATCCCGGCCTCTTTCTTCTTTGGCCTTTTGCTTGTAGGCGCAGACATGACCCAGCGAATGGTGGGAGTACCTGCCAATATGGTGTATGTATTGCAAGGCATCATCATTTTGGTCATTGTAGCTACCCAGATGATCCTGGCTGACCCCTATCTGATGGAAAAAGTCTGGCGTAAATTCCAGAAACTTACACACCACACCAAGGAGGTGGAAGCATGAGCTTTATAGAAAATATCCTTTCGCTTGGAATTCCCTTTTCCGTAGCCCTGTTGATTGCCTCCCTTGGGGAGATGTTCAACCAGCGCGCCGGTATCTTCAACCTCGGATGCGAGGGGATCATGGCAATGGGAGCCTTTTTGGGAATGTTGGTTCCTTTTAGCTTTGGGCATGGCGGGGCAACCCCGGGAATTTATAATATCCTCGGGCTGTTGCTGGCAATGGGAGTCGGAGCACTGTTTGGGATGCTATTCGGTCTGGTCGTCGTAACCTTCCGTGCACCCCAGGGAATTGCCGGTATCGGGTTGCAGATGTTTGGTGTAGGAACTGCCGGAACCCTCTTCAGGCATTTCGTAGGTGGCTCTCAGAGTATCCCTGGCATCAGCGAACTCCCGATCCCTGTTCTCTCGAAAATACCTCTTCTTGGGCCTATTCTATTTTCCCACAACCCATTGGTGTATCTGGCTTTTGCTTTTGTCCCTGTTTCCTGGTACATTCTTTTCAAAACCCCCTGGGGGTTGAAAGTTCGTGCAGTAGGGACCAACCCAAGGGCTGCTGACTCTATCGGTATTGAAGTAAACAAGGTACGTTTCCAAGCTCTTGCAGTCGGAGGGGCCCTTGCAGGTCTTGCCGGGGCTTACCTGAGCCTTTGCCAGGTAAAGATGTTCAGTGATGAAATCATTGCAGGAAGAGGGTTCATCGCCGTTGCCTTGGTCTATTTCGGCCACTGGAATCCTGTAAAGATTATGGCTGGCGCTTTGCTTTTCAGCCTTGCACAATCCCTTCAACTAGCAATTCAGGGCCAGGGAATCAATTTCCCCTATGAATTTGCAGTAATGCTTCCCTATGTTCTGGTTATCATTGTATTGGCTTTCAGCCGTGAAAGCCAGTTGCTTGGACCTACAGCACTAGGCAAGCCGTTTAATAGGGAAAAAAGAACCTGACCGACAATTGTCAGCCGGGTATTGACCGATTTCTCATGTGTTGGAATGGGGGCTGCGTTGCAGCCCCCTTCCTCTTTTCATGCAACAATGATTCGGCTTTTTAAAGGTAGGATATGAAGTAGGACTGTTCCAAGAAGTGCTAAGAATATATTAATAATAAATAGTTGCTTAAAGCATAATTGAAGAATACGATATGTAGATAACATTTCTTAGGATAATCCCAATATGCAACAGTATAAAAAACGAAAATTAAGTATTGACCAACAAATTGCCCATATGAGAGAAACAAAAGGAATAAAATTCAGCGTATCTACAGAAGACGATGCAAAAGATTTTTTACAAACGAGCAATTACTATTTCAGAGTCAAGTCTTATGCCAAGAATTATGATAAATTTCAAGCCCCCCCACGTGAAGGTAAATATATTAATCTGGATTTTGCATATCTAAAAGAATTGTCAATAATAGATATGCATTTCAAAGATATAATCCATAGAATCCTTGAAGCAATAGAACATTTTGCGAAGTTGCAAATAGTAAATGATTTGGAGAACAATCCAAGTGAAGACGGTTATAATATAGTTAGACTTTTCTTTGAAAATGACCTAATGATAAATGAAAACAGAATCTTGAATACAATTTCGAAACACAAAAATAGTTACTGTGGTAATTTGATCAATAAATATTGTCCATCATATAACCCTTCACCAAATGACCAAGCGTTTGCTTTATGGAATGTAGAGGAAGTACTATCCTTCGGAGATTTTATCAAACTATTCGAATTCTATTATACAAAGTATCCAAGCCAAACATTTGATATTAAAAAAACCAGAAGTCTGCTCTGGTCAGCAAGAATGCTTCGTAATGCGGTAGCCCATGACAACTGTTTGCTTAATAGCGTCCGGACTGGTTATGCTAATAACAATTTTAAAATTAACCTGTATCTAAATACCTATATTCAGAAAAATATAAAAACAATTTCTCAACAAACTCGTAGTTCAAAATTATCAAATCCCGTAATTCATGATTTTGTTGCATCCTTGATTCTGTTTGATGAAATAGTAACAAGCAGAGAAATAAAAAAATCAAGAATCGATGAGTTATCTTCTTTTATTAATACAAGATGCAGAAACCACAAAGAGTATTTTGAAAAAAATTCATATCTAAGCTCAACCTATCAGTTCATAAAGAAAATCGTTGACTATTATGCCAGCGTTATATAAGATAATACATGATGAACAAAAAAATGCCTTGCCGGCATCTTTTATAGGAGGGGATCCCGCCGTCGTATACGGACAGATTCACTCCGATTTTTTTTGCTTTTTCAGTTAATTCCATCCTATTTATCCAGGTTTTCCACCTTCCGTCCCCTCCTCCTGCAACAAGACGCAACTGCTCCTTGACTATTTCCACAATTCAAGTGAAAATATATCGGTATAGTATCACAGACCGATGTATCCATTCTCAGGATGCTGACGCTAAGCGGCTAACAACTGTTCCCAACTTAATCAAATGGTCCCATTACATTCCGGTTTCATAAGGAATCAGGGTGCAATGGTATTGGAGGGCAAAGCTGTGTATGCTTTCAGCGTAAATGGAAACCAGATTTCCTATGAAGGTGAAGATAAGAAACTTCTCCGTTTCCTACGGGAAGACCTTAACCTTACCGGAACCAAAGATGGTTGCAGTGAAGGGGCCTGTGGCACCTGTACTGTTTTGATAGATGGCAAGAAGACAAAGGCGTGTGTACCTTCCCTTTCAAAGCTGGAAGGAAAATCAATCATAACCATAGAAGGCCTGACAGAAAGGGAAGACGAGGTCTATTCCTACTGTTTTGCTGAAGCTGGTGCAGTCCAGTGCGGCTTCTGTACCCCTGGGATGATCCTTTGTGCAAAAAGTCTCATTGATGTCGAGAAGAATCCTACTCTCGATATGGTAAAGAAAACCATTAAAGGTAACATCTGCCGATGCACCGGGTATAAGAAAATCGAGGAAGCCATTTTGATGGCTGCAACCTTTATGCGGGAAGATAAACCCGTCCCCAAGCAAGAAGAAGAGCCTAAACTTACAAAGAAATTCCGTCGCGTCGATGCAGTGGAAAAAGCCCTGGGAACAGGGCTCTATACCGACGATATCCGTATCGATGGCATGGTGTTTGCAAAAGCACTCCGGTCAGCCTACCCCAGGGCCCGGGTGTTAGAAATCGACTCAAGTGAAGCGGAAAAACATCCTGACTTCATACGCATGATCACAGCCTCCGATATACCGGAAAACAAACTCGGGCACCTCACCCAGGACTGGGATGTCTTTATTGCCAAGGGAGATATTACCCGTTATATCGGTGACGCCATTTGCCTGGTCGTTTCAAAAAGAAGGGAAACCCTCGACGAAATCGCTTCTCTGGTCAAGGTAGACTATGAGGTACTCAAGCCCGTGCTCTCCATCGAGGAAGCACTAGCTGAAGAAGCCCCCTTGATCCATGAGGGGGGGAATACCCTTTCGGTGGAACATATTGTCAGGGGTGATGCTGATTCTGCGATTGCAAACAGCAAGCATGTAATCTCACGGATTTACCATACCCCCTATACCGAACATGCCTTCATGGAACCGGAATGTGCAGTAGCCCTCAGCGAAGGGAAAGATGGTGTCCTTGTATATACTTCTGGGCAATCAATTTATGATGAACAGCATGAGATTTCGCGTATGCTACGATTGCCTACTTCTAAGGTCCACTGCCACAGTATGCTCGTAGGGGGAGGCTTCGGCGGCAAAGAAGACATGAGTGTACAGCACCATGCAGCCTTGGCTGCCTGGATACTCAAGCAACCGGTCAAAGTAAAGCTCAGCAGGCAGGAAAGCCTGATGGTTCACCCCAAACGCCATCCTATGGACATCGAGTTGACCACAGCCTGCGACGAAAACGGAAAACTGACTGCAATGAAAGCCGTTATCCTGGCAAATACAGGAGCCTATGCTTCCCTTGGGGGGCCGGTTTTGCAAAGGGCCTGCACCCATGCCTCCGGTCCTTACAATTTCCAGAACTTCGATGTCCTGGGAAAAGCGATTTATACAAATCTGGTACCGGCTGGAGCCTTCAGGGGCTTTGGGGTTACCCAGAGTTGCTTTGCAGTCGAGTCGAATATCAACCTGCTTGCCGACGAACTGGGATTGGATTACTGGACGTTCAGGAGATTAAATGCCCTTAAACCAGGCGACATCATGCCAAACGGCCAGATAGCCGGTGGCGATACCGGTATCATAGAATGCCTCGATGCTGTCAAGGAAGCGTATTTTGCATCACCGCGTTCAGGCATTGCCTGTGCTTTGAAAAACAGCGGAGTCGGGGTTGGGGTGCCAGATAGCGGCCGCTGCATCCTCTCGGTTGAGCAGGGAATCGTGCACATCCGAACCAGTGCAGCCTGCATGGGGCAGGGAGTTGCTACCATGTGCACCCAGATGCTTGGGGAGACTTGCAGCTTAAAAACCTCACAGATGCTCGTTGAGCGACCCGATACCGTCAGAACCCCGGATTCGGGAACCAGTACAGCCTCAAGGCAGACTGTATTTACCGGAGAAGCTGTAAAACGGGCAGCCCTTCAATTGAAGGATGCGCTTGCCGAAAAAATGCTTGCCGATCTTGAAGGCAGGGAATTCTATGGTGAATATACCAGTGAGACAGACCCGATAACCTCGACTAAAAAAAATCCAGTCAGCCATGTAGCCTACAGTTATTCTGCCCAGGTGGTTACTTTGGATGAAAGCGGTAGACTGGAAAACGTCGTCGCTGCCTGTGATGTCGGGACAATAGTGAATATGCAAGCTTTGACAGGCCAGATTGAAGGTGGAGTGGCCATGGGACTGGGTTACGGCTTGACGGAAGACTTCCCCATGAAAGATGGCTATCTTGATGTGAAATACGGGACCCTTGGGTTGCTCAGGGCAACCGATGTCCCCAATATCGAGGTCAAACTGGTGGAAGGGCCGAACAAGAGCCCTATTGCCTACGGGGTAAAGGGAGTCGGTGAACTCTGTACCATTCCAACTGCCCCGGCATGCCAGAATGCCTACTACCGCTTTGACGGCAAGTTCCGCACTTCTCTTCCGTTGGAAGAAACTGCATACAGGAAGAAAAAGAACTGAGAAACATATCTAGATTTTGAGTCAGAGCCTACATACAGGAAAAGGTCGCCTTGGCGACCTTTTCCCTTAAAAGCCTAGTCTTATTTCTCGACTTTTCTACTTACCTTCCGCACTGCGCGGAACGGTCTCCCCCCTAGTTTCTGGCTGAGGAATTGCTTGCATGGGTTTCGGCCTAGCATACTTGGGGGCATCGAGTGCCTTTCATGGCTTTTGTGCTTGGATCTCAACAATGTTGAGTCCTCTTCGTTAGGAAGTTTTGTAAGCATACTGAATCCTCCTTCCTGATGAGAAACAAACAGCCTCTCCCTAAAGTATAATCCATATTCTTCAAAATTCAAGGCACGCAACGACCTTGAGAAACTCGCAAACCTGTGCATACTTTGAGAGGACAGGTTTCTTTGGAGTCTTTATACTTCTTTTTGCGAGGCCGATGAAATGCAGTGGTTACAGAACCTGAACGACGCACTCACCTACATTGAAAACAATCTTGATGGCGAAATCTCCTATGAGAAGGCTGCCCGGCTTGGAGGATGCTCTACCTACCACTTCCAGAGGATGTTTGCCTATGTCAGCGGAGTTCCTCTCTCTGAGTATATTCGTAGAAGAAGACTTACCAAGGCTGCTTTCGATTTGCAACGGGGAGATAAAGTACTGGAGGTAGCCCTTCGCTATGGGTATGAGTCTCCAACTTCATTCAACCGGGCATTTTGCAATCTGCACGGAATGGTTCCTTCCCTGGCTCGCAAACAAGGGTCTGCCTTGAAGGCATATCCCAGGATGACATTCAGCATGACTATCAAAGGAGATCAGGAAATGGATTACAGAATCGAAAAGAAAGAAGCGTTTAGAACAATCGGTGTCAAGCTTTCACTAGAGAAAGACTCAGATTCGAGTTTTGAAAAAATTCCCCATTTCTGGGCACAAAAACAACAGGATGGAACCATTGCAAAGCTCTGTTCTATGATGGGAGAAAAACCCGAGGGCTTATTTGGTATCTGCAGCAGCCAAGAGAAACTCTGGCAGTGGAATTATTACATTGCAGTAACCTCTTCTGGTACAGCGCCGCAGGGTTTTGAGAGTTATACGGTCCCCGCTGCCACCTGGGCCGTATTCCCCTCAAGAGGCCCCATGCCCCAGGCTATACAGAATCTGCAGAAACAGATTATGAGCGAATGGCTTCCCACATCAAACTACGAACTGGGGACGGCCCCTGACATAGAGGTCTATCTATCGGAAGATCCCTCAGACCAGAGTTTCGAGGTCTGGCTACCGATAGAGGCCAAGGGTTGATAGCTTGCCAAGGAGTATATGCATGATATCATATACATATGATATTAAAACATGCACGATACCTGGGAAGTGACCACTTGGTCCACACCGGCGATATTAAAATCTCCTCTTCCGTCATTGGTGAGATTGCTGACAATCTTGACCCCAATAGGGGTGAGGAGATTTTCGACTGTACCCACTACCTCATTTTACCCTCCCTTGCCGATTGTCATGTGCATACCCCCGACACCCTGCTCAGGGGTTTGAACAGGGATATGCCCATGAAGGACTGGTGTAATGATAGCGTTCAGGGAAAACTACAGAGATTTATTTTTGACTACCTCGACGGCATTGTCGAAACCCCGGCTTTCAGGACCTTGGTTCTGTATGCCTATATGCAGTATGTCAAACAAGGGGTTTCCTTTATTGTTGAAACCGGGCAGGCAGACGAATCCTCAGCTGTCTTGCAAGAATGTGCCCAAGAAATCGGGATAAAAGCCCTCGTCGACTATTACGACCAATATCCGCCAGAAAAAGAGGAAACCGATCTCGTGATTCAAGGCACCCACCTGAGTGAAGAAGAAGACCTCACTGAGGAAATCCTGGAGAAAACAAGGATCCGATACGCGCAGGACAAGCCTTTCTTGATGACCCATTGCCTGGAGACAAGCTGGAGACGGGCAGAAATAAAGAAAAAGTTCGGGCTGTCTACCATTGAACTACTTGCCCGTGAGCATATGCTTGGGGAAAAAACCATTCTGTTTCACTGCGTAGAAACCACAGAAGATGACATCTTACTTTTGGCCAAACATCAGGCAAATGTTGTACATTGCCCACTTTCCAATATACAAAGCAGCGAGGGGAACATGAACCTCTGCTCTATGCTCCAGCAAAAGATCAATGTAACGCTAGGCACCGATTTTATAACCCATGACCTCTGGGATGTCATGAGAACCACCTATGGGGAATTGAAGCAGGGAATGCACCCTGAGCTCTATACGGCAAACATCGTCTTTGACATGGTTACCACCCATGCCGCCCCGTTAGCAGAAGGTACCGGATATTGTGGAATAATCGAAGAAGGCAATAGCGCTGACCTATGCTTTATCAAACTCAACAACCAGGTAAGCCCACTCATCTCGTTACCCGGATTCTCCAATATCATGCACAACATTGTCCTCTATACCCGCAATGAGATGATAGACCATGTCATGTCCAACGGCGTGTGGATCATGCAGGATAAAAAATTCCTGACCATTGACGAAGAGAAAATCAGAAGGGAATATTCTCTGCTTGTTGCCCAGCTATTCCAGAATAAATAGAAAGCGATAGGCTACCACTAAAAAAGCTCCCCCTGGTGGGGGAGAGACTTTACAATAATAGTTTAGCTGTCTATCTATTTGCTCACTTTACCGAAGGAATGGTAGTACCGTAGGAATCCCAATTGGCAACAAGAGAATCGATCACCTTCGACCCGACTAAAAACCCGTTCTTCATCCCCATCGAGAAAGCACCTGAGCTTGCGCTAAGGCTTTCAAGCACCGTTTGACCGGGATACGGTTGATCAAAATTGACAACATCACGACAGACAAGCAAACGGTCGAGCAAGCCGTAATTCATGGCAGCAACACCGAAAGCACTGTCTTCCATCTGGGTTACCATATAGGTTCCAGCCCCATAGGCAGCACAGACTTCATCTGCATGCAAAGAAGAGTGTTCACCATGCCAGTAGCTGTCTCCGGTTACCGAGACGCCCATGCGAACGGCAGGGGTTTCCAGAGCCTCTGCAGCACCGTAATTGGCTCTGTATGCGGCTGCCTTTGGATCATCGACAAGCACAACATCCTTTGTAGTCTCATAGGCCCACTGGGAAAGGCTTGCGTTGAGCTTGATATACCCTGCCCTGTCGTATCCTTCGCTACGAAGGAAGGTAGCAGAGGTGCCAGGGGCAATATCGGACTCAGTCCAGGCATGGCCAAGCTCGAAGTCTACCAATTCATTTGCCCAGACAACGTCCCCCAAGGTCCCACGCTGCGGAGGCATCCCGGAACATCCGGAAACCAAGATATAGGTCTGGGAGAAATCAAACCGTGGGTCACTGAGAATTGCAGTGAGCGTTGATGAGGCTTGAGCCTTGCCCATACCTGCGATACATCCTGCAACACCATCATCGTTGATATACAAGGTCAAAGGCATGGAATTGAGCGTGTAACTTTCAGCACCATCAAAATAGGTTTCATAGTAATTCTGAAATTCACCGGCAAAGTCCCCTTTATTTGCACCAACTTCAAACATGTCGAGCACGAGTACCTTGACTACGGGTTTTTCGACCACGCCCTGCGCCATAAGGTTTGTTGCAGAAATTACCAATACAAGCAACAAGATTGTCATCTTCACATACTTTTTCATTCTAGACTCCCCACATTGTGTTTCGTTTCATGAAAGATACTTGAATTTATGTTGCAAAAACAAGGGTGTTTTTGTTTTTAGTCATATTTCTTACTTTGTACAACAGTACACAAAGGAACCCTGTACAAGACTTTTACAAGAATTTCACCAAGGGACATACTTCTTTTCCATCAGTGATTACTTACCAGACCGAAAGGTATTTCTTCTTTGCTTACCACTATGACACTTTTTGTAATTATGTTAAAATAAACTCACGGGTTTATTCCCGAATAAATCAGCAGTAACCAAAGAAAGGAAACAAGCCGATGAATACATCACGTTTCGATACATTACTGACCTCACTTCGCACCGTATCGGATAACCTCTCGAAAACGCTCCCCTTCAAAAAGATTTCAGGATTCATTGAAGAAATACAACAAACCAAACCAGCTTGGCCCCCACTGAGAATAGGAAGGCTTGTAGCTCCTGTTCCTATCGTACAGGGTGGAATGGGCGTAGGAATCTCTCTTTCATCCCTAGCCTCTGCTGTCGCAGAAGCCGGTGGTATCGGTGTCATTGCGGCAAATGGGATTGGACTTCTGGAAAAGGATTACTTTGAGGATGGGCAGGCAGCAGGTCTGCGTGCCTTCAGAAGGGAAATCAGGACAGCCAGGGAAAAGACAAAGGGGATTATCGGGGTCAACATCATGGTTGCCCTCAATGATTTCCACCAGATGCTCGACGTCGCTATTGAAGAAAAGGTCGATATCGTTTTCATGGGTGCAGGACTGCCTATCAAAGGGCTCCCGGTAGCACGGATGAGAGAAAACGGTGTTGCCGTTGCCCCTATCGTAAGTTCGGCAAGAGCTGCCGAAATGATTTTCAAAATGTGGGGGAAAATCTACCAGGATATTCCCGATGCCGTAGTCTTTGAAGGTCCATTGGCCGGAGGACACCTCGGGTTTGCCCCTGAACAACTGGACAAGGAAGAGTTCCAGCTCAAGGCAATTGTCCCTCAGATTGTAGAGGCCTTGATTCCCTTTTCCAAAGAGTTCGGAAGGGAAATACCGGTTATCGCAGGTGGCGGGGTATATTCAGGACAGGATGTCTACGATACCTTGCAACTCGGCGCCAGCGGTGTCCAAATGGCTACCCGCTTCGTTGCTACTGATGAATGCGACGCAGACATCAAATTCAAACAAGCCTATGTCGATTGCACAGAGGACCAGATCGGTCTCATAAAAAGCCCTGTCGGCATGCCAGGACGTGCAATACGCAATGACTTCATACTTGCAGCAGAGGAAGGGAGACGCCCCTCCTTCCGTTGTGCCTGGAAATGTCTAGCTTCCTGCAAAGCCCAGGATGCCAACTATTGCATTTCCATTGCATTGAACAATGCGCGCAAAGGTCTTTTACGTCAGGGCTTTGTATTCGTAGGGGCAAATGCCTATAAGATTGATTCCATTGTACCCGTCGCATCGCTTGTGAATGAATTGGCCGAAGGATATTGGCTCGCAGCCCATGAAAAAGCCTCGGTCAAACTGGAACAACTGGTAGAGCGGGCCGAGAAACTCTGGAAAAAATATGAGGGTATGGATTCTCTGGTGATCGAACTGGGAAAAGCCTATGAGCAGGCATTGCATGCGCTGCCCGAGATTTCCCTGACAGAGCTCCGCAACCAGTATAACAGTGCAATATCCAAAGCAAGGAATCTACAACTACAGACAGTGGAACATGTGGTAGGCGCTTGGGATTTGTTCAAAGCTTCCCCGGCAACCGTCCCACAGACTTCCAAGTAAGAAAGAAACCGGGAATTGCTTTCAGCTTCTCACCGGTAAGGCAAAGCAACGAGCGACCATCCAGATGTAATACTGTAGGGTCGCTCGTTTTAGTCTCTTTCGTTTACATATGTTACAGAAGTTTCTCTTTGCCACTGAAAATTTCTGAAACCTTCAACACAGCAGCACCATGACCGGGATGCTTGCTCGGGTTCCAGGTTTTCATGAAACTATAGTAAGATCCTTCAGTATGGTACTCGAGCTCACCCTTTATCTGGAAGGATTTCCCTTCCTTGGTAATAAACAGAACAGTAGCCTTGCTGCCCTGTTGGATATTCTCAAAGGTTTTCTGAAAATAGTTATTGGCTATGACAATCTCGCTCTCTTGGTAAAGGCCGACACAGGTTGCATAGATGCTGTTAGGAATCCCTTCGCCATTGACGGTGGTAAATACTACCGCCGGTTCCCTCTGTTCCCAGGCATCTAATACCCTTTTTGGCAATTTCTCCATGATTCACTCCTTATTCTTTATTCAGACAGCTTTTTCAAACTGGCTATTATACAAAGATGCATAAAACCCATTCTTTGCCAAAAGATCGTTGTGCGTGCCCTGCTCCACGATATCGCCATCATTCATTACCAAGATTAAATCTGCATTCTTGATCGTAGACAGCCGATGGGCGATGATAAAACTCGTACGGTTCTCCATGAGGGTATCCATGGCCTTCTGGATCAAGATTTCGGTTCGGGTGTCGACACTGCTCGTTGCTTCATCAAGGATGAGAATCTTCGGATCGGCCAGAATGGCCCTGGCAATGGTCAGCAATTGCTTCTGCCCTTGGGATATATTGTTTGCCTCTTCATTCAGCACCTGCGAATATCCATCGGGCAACGTTCGCACAAAGTGATCAACCTGGGCTGCAATGGCAGCTTCCTTCACTTCTTCATCAGTCGAACCGAGTTTTCCGTAGCGGATATTGTCGGCAATGGTACCGTTGAAGAGCCAGGTATCCTGTAGGACCATACCAAAAAGGGAGCGGAGTTCGCCCCGCTTGAAGTTCTTGATATCGCGTCCGTCAATCAGGATTGCGCCGTTATCGACATCATAATATCGCATCAAAAGCTTTACCATAGTTGTTTTTCCAGCACCGGTAGGACCTACGATGGCAATTTTCTGTCCAGGCATAACCGACGCGCTAAAATTATGGATGACCGTTTTGTCAGGGGTATATCCAAAAGAAACCCTATCGAAACAAATATTTCCATCCACATGCACCACAAGGTCAGTGTCACTGATAGTATCGTCATTTTGAATTGACAAGGCATGTTCGGTTTCCCTCAGTTCCTCTTTTTCCCCAAGGAATTCAAAGACTCTCTCTGCCGCGGCCGCTGTCTGCTGGAGAATATTGGAAATATTTGCAATCTGGGAAATTGGCTGGTTGAATGAGCGCACATACTGGATGAAGGCCTGGATTCCCCCAACGGTCATCGTACCGTTTGCGGCAAAATATCCTCCGAAGATACAGATGGAAACATAGGAAAGGTTCCCGATAAACATAATTATGGGCATCATGAGCCCGGAAAGGAAATTCGATTTCCATGCCGAATCATACAGGGCTTCGTTATAGTCCTTGAAAATCCTTGCAGAATCCTCTTCCCCGTTAAACGCCTTGACCACTACATGTCCTGAAAGCATCTCCTCGACATGTCCGTTTACCTTACCGAGATACTTCTGCTGGGCCTTGAAGTGTTTCTGCGATTTTTTGACAATTCTCACTACCACCACAAGGGAAACAGGAATCACCACCAAGGCAATCAGGGTCAGGCGCCAGCTAATGGAAAACATCATGATTCCGATCCCGATAATCGAGGTAACGGAGGTAATGATCTGGGTCATACTCTGGTTCATTGTCTGGCTGATAGTATCGACGTCATTGGTAATTCGGCTAAGCACTTCACCATGGGTTGTCTTGTCATAATAACCAAGAGGCAGACTGTGCATTTTCTCACTGATGTTGTTTCTGAGCCTAAAGGTAACCTTTGCGGTTATGCCTGACATCACAAACCCCTGCAGATACATGAAGACAGCACTGGTGACGTACAGGACAACCAGAAAGAGGATAATCTCCCCTATCCTTGAAAAGTCGATACTGCCACTCCCGGCAATCTTTGCCATCATGCCGGTAAACAATACATCGGTAGCCTGACCCAACATTTTTGGTCCGATAATCGTAAAGACAGTGGATAGTACGGCAAGAATCCAGACAATCAGAATCATCCAGACATATTTGCCGAGGTACCCGATCAATTTAGCCATAGTACCGGAGAAATCTTTTGCCTTTTCCCCTGCCATCATACCATGCCTTCCCGGTCCTCCGCCTATGGGACCACGGCCCAGGGGACCTTTCTGAGAATTGGTTTTTGGTTCGTTTG
The sequence above is a segment of the Sphaerochaeta pleomorpha str. Grapes genome. Coding sequences within it:
- a CDS encoding ABC transporter ATP-binding protein: MSQNSNEPKTNSQKGPLGRGPIGGGPGRHGMMAGEKAKDFSGTMAKLIGYLGKYVWMILIVWILAVLSTVFTIIGPKMLGQATDVLFTGMMAKIAGSGSIDFSRIGEIILFLVVLYVTSAVFMYLQGFVMSGITAKVTFRLRNNISEKMHSLPLGYYDKTTHGEVLSRITNDVDTISQTMNQSMTQIITSVTSIIGIGIMMFSISWRLTLIALVVIPVSLVVVVRIVKKSQKHFKAQQKYLGKVNGHVEEMLSGHVVVKAFNGEEDSARIFKDYNEALYDSAWKSNFLSGLMMPIIMFIGNLSYVSICIFGGYFAANGTMTVGGIQAFIQYVRSFNQPISQIANISNILQQTAAAAERVFEFLGEKEELRETEHALSIQNDDTISDTDLVVHVDGNICFDRVSFGYTPDKTVIHNFSASVMPGQKIAIVGPTGAGKTTMVKLLMRYYDVDNGAILIDGRDIKNFKRGELRSLFGMVLQDTWLFNGTIADNIRYGKLGSTDEEVKEAAIAAQVDHFVRTLPDGYSQVLNEEANNISQGQKQLLTIARAILADPKILILDEATSSVDTRTEILIQKAMDTLMENRTSFIIAHRLSTIKNADLILVMNDGDIVEQGTHNDLLAKNGFYASLYNSQFEKAV